A single region of the Mycobacterium lentiflavum genome encodes:
- a CDS encoding class I SAM-dependent methyltransferase, whose product MNDDPRNDVVSRQYDRWQYPPPIDDLEAYSKNNWEWFDPFWAHRVLWPDRGYRPDLDILIAGCGANQASVFAFTNRAASVVAIDVSQSALDHQRYLKDKHGLDNLELHLLPIEEVSTLGRDFDLIVSTGVLHHMADPQTGMTALAGCLRREGAMGIMLYAKYGRTGVELLESVFRDLGLSQDDASVQAVKDIIATLPADHPVRSYLAVTRDLQTDGALVDTFLHGRQRSYTVDQCRDLVTAAGLTFQGWFHKSPYYPHEMFTPASKFVDYLTKLPEAELWSVMERLQTANATHFFMACRPDRPKEHYTIDFTTNAALDYVPMSRTACLLSDADLLGPGYRLRLDPAQLPFAQLVDGRRSIREIAAGVAQRGGGSIGEAEDLARKLFQELWRLDFLSMAIPVSEHGA is encoded by the coding sequence GTGAACGACGATCCGCGCAACGACGTGGTCTCCCGGCAATACGATCGGTGGCAGTACCCGCCCCCCATTGACGACCTCGAGGCCTACTCGAAGAACAACTGGGAGTGGTTCGACCCCTTCTGGGCGCACCGGGTGTTGTGGCCGGACCGCGGCTATCGGCCCGACCTGGACATTCTGATCGCGGGGTGCGGAGCGAACCAGGCGTCGGTATTCGCCTTCACCAACCGTGCGGCCAGCGTCGTGGCGATCGACGTCAGCCAATCGGCGCTGGATCATCAGCGGTATCTCAAGGACAAGCACGGCCTGGACAACCTGGAATTGCACCTGCTGCCGATCGAAGAGGTGTCGACGCTGGGCCGCGACTTCGACCTGATCGTGTCCACCGGCGTGCTGCATCACATGGCCGATCCGCAGACCGGCATGACGGCGCTGGCGGGTTGCCTGCGGCGCGAGGGCGCGATGGGGATCATGCTCTACGCCAAATACGGACGGACCGGGGTCGAGCTGCTGGAGTCGGTCTTTCGCGACTTGGGCCTTTCTCAGGACGACGCGTCGGTTCAGGCGGTCAAGGACATCATCGCGACGCTGCCCGCGGACCATCCCGTCCGCAGTTACCTGGCGGTGACCCGCGATCTGCAGACCGACGGCGCGCTCGTCGATACGTTCCTGCACGGTCGCCAGCGCAGCTACACCGTCGATCAGTGTCGTGATCTGGTCACCGCGGCCGGGCTCACCTTTCAGGGGTGGTTCCACAAGTCGCCGTACTATCCGCACGAAATGTTCACTCCGGCAAGCAAATTCGTGGATTACCTGACGAAATTGCCCGAGGCCGAACTGTGGTCGGTGATGGAGCGGCTGCAGACGGCGAACGCGACACATTTCTTCATGGCCTGTCGCCCGGACCGTCCGAAAGAGCACTACACGATCGATTTCACGACGAATGCGGCCCTGGACTATGTACCGATGTCGCGTACCGCGTGCCTGCTCTCCGATGCCGACCTGCTCGGACCCGGCTATCGGCTGCGACTCGACCCGGCTCAGCTGCCCTTCGCACAACTCGTCGACGGCCGCCGCAGCATCCGGGAGATCGCCGCCGGCGTCGCGCAGCGCGGTGGTGGCAGCATCGGCGAGGCGGAGGACTTGGCGCGCAAGCTATTTCAGGAGCTGTGGCGTCTGGACTTCCTGTCGATGGCCATTCCTGTGAGTGAGCACGGAGCGTAA
- a CDS encoding DUF732 domain-containing protein, whose product MKNTAWLAGPIAAVATGLVAIAAAPIAHADGADDTYLRTLQQRGLSWPGGQDQMMINAGHAVCQDFDAGDTMAQTVDDVKKALGVSNMGAGSIVGAAVAAYCPENRSKM is encoded by the coding sequence ATGAAGAACACGGCATGGTTGGCGGGCCCGATCGCCGCCGTGGCGACCGGCCTTGTCGCCATCGCCGCTGCCCCGATCGCCCATGCCGACGGGGCGGATGACACCTACCTGCGCACGCTGCAGCAGCGTGGGCTCTCCTGGCCCGGCGGCCAGGACCAGATGATGATCAACGCCGGCCACGCGGTGTGTCAGGACTTTGACGCCGGGGACACGATGGCCCAGACCGTCGACGACGTGAAGAAAGCGCTGGGAGTGAGCAACATGGGCGCCGGCAGCATCGTCGGTGCGGCGGTTGCGGCTTACTGCCCGGAGAACCGCAGCAAAATGTAG
- a CDS encoding class I SAM-dependent methyltransferase has translation MLALDTMVREKLFICPRCAGAVLSDAGSWRCSNTSCRYAEVPFPTVSGVPALVDFEHSVVDADRLQASQGASDIARSGLNRTLRALVHPANTVAAASVDRMLELLRADAAATGRRARVLVIGGGSQGDGLAKLYGDPDVDLIAFDIYASPIVQFVADGHAIPLADASVDGVVVQAVLQYVLEPTVVAKEIHRVLRGRGIVYADSPFIQQVSEGPYDLTRFTDSGHRYLFRRFERIDSGCVAGPGTALRWSIDYFVRALTRSRRLGRLAVLCFFWLSWIDRILDPRHAIDGASSVFFLGRKSDVSITGADIIDYYQGAMSEIHGRT, from the coding sequence GTGCTTGCCCTGGACACGATGGTCCGCGAAAAGCTGTTCATCTGTCCGCGCTGCGCTGGCGCGGTGCTCTCCGACGCCGGTTCCTGGCGATGCAGCAACACGTCCTGCAGATACGCCGAAGTGCCGTTCCCGACCGTCTCCGGGGTGCCGGCCCTCGTCGACTTCGAGCACAGCGTGGTCGACGCCGATCGGTTGCAGGCTTCTCAGGGCGCCTCCGATATCGCCCGGTCCGGGCTTAACCGCACACTGCGTGCGCTGGTACACCCCGCCAACACCGTCGCTGCGGCCAGCGTCGACCGGATGCTCGAGTTACTCCGGGCCGACGCTGCCGCGACCGGGCGACGCGCGCGGGTTCTCGTGATCGGGGGCGGTTCCCAGGGCGACGGCTTGGCGAAGCTCTACGGCGACCCGGATGTCGATCTCATCGCCTTTGATATCTACGCCAGCCCGATCGTGCAATTCGTCGCCGACGGTCACGCGATCCCGCTGGCCGACGCCTCCGTCGATGGCGTGGTCGTCCAGGCGGTGCTTCAGTATGTGCTCGAGCCGACGGTAGTCGCGAAGGAGATCCACCGGGTGCTGCGTGGCCGAGGAATCGTGTACGCCGACTCGCCGTTCATCCAGCAGGTCTCCGAGGGCCCTTACGATTTGACCCGTTTCACCGATAGCGGGCACCGCTATTTATTCCGCAGATTCGAACGCATTGACTCCGGATGTGTGGCCGGGCCCGGCACCGCTTTGCGTTGGTCGATCGACTATTTCGTCCGGGCGCTGACCCGCTCCCGCCGGCTTGGCAGGCTCGCGGTGCTCTGCTTTTTCTGGCTCAGCTGGATCGACCGCATCCTCGACCCGAGACACGCAATCGACGGGGCCAGCAGCGTGTTCTTCCTCGGCCGCAAAAGCGACGTCTCGATCACCGGGGCCGACATCATCGATTACTACCAGGGTGCGATGTCTGAGATCCACGGTCGAACCTGA
- a CDS encoding PE family protein, translating into MSFLTTVTEELLAAQGQLEAINANLAAQNAGAAAATTVVAPAGADAVSLQQAALFSAFGTTYQTTAAEAQTQLETYTTNLGTSSTSYSDTEANNAASALLQSADPSQFSLLADPVSQVQAAGPGSTGLDILQYLLGGTGNFTNSAMLGGMFGLSSNSANILNIGAGNWASAASNLVGMAGGGLLPAGSDTIGDAAAAAGAADLAASTTPMPAGMGGGAAMPVVAGIGQGTLVGNLAVPPSWVGGQVTPVVGTTATPLHTVGWTSAAPAAGTGTPIAGMPGMVTGAGRASSGFGAPRYGVKPIVMPKSTAV; encoded by the coding sequence ATGTCATTCCTGACAACAGTGACTGAAGAGTTGCTTGCCGCGCAGGGGCAGCTGGAAGCGATCAATGCCAACCTTGCGGCGCAGAATGCCGGCGCCGCGGCCGCGACCACGGTTGTCGCTCCGGCCGGCGCCGATGCGGTGTCGCTGCAGCAGGCGGCGCTTTTCTCGGCGTTCGGCACCACCTACCAGACGACCGCCGCGGAAGCTCAGACCCAGCTGGAAACGTATACGACCAACCTGGGCACCAGCTCCACCAGCTACAGCGACACCGAGGCCAACAACGCGGCATCGGCCCTGCTTCAGTCCGCCGACCCCTCGCAATTCAGCCTGCTTGCAGATCCTGTTTCGCAGGTTCAGGCGGCCGGCCCCGGCAGCACCGGCCTCGACATTCTGCAGTACCTCCTGGGTGGCACCGGTAACTTCACCAACTCGGCGATGCTCGGCGGCATGTTCGGCCTCTCCAGCAACAGTGCCAACATCTTGAACATCGGTGCCGGCAACTGGGCTTCGGCCGCATCGAACCTCGTCGGTATGGCCGGTGGTGGTCTGCTCCCAGCCGGTAGCGACACGATCGGCGACGCGGCCGCGGCGGCGGGCGCCGCGGACCTGGCCGCCTCGACCACCCCGATGCCAGCAGGCATGGGCGGCGGTGCCGCGATGCCGGTGGTCGCCGGCATCGGCCAGGGCACCCTGGTCGGCAATCTGGCGGTACCGCCGAGTTGGGTCGGCGGTCAGGTCACTCCGGTGGTCGGGACCACCGCCACGCCACTGCACACCGTGGGCTGGACCTCCGCCGCGCCAGCGGCCGGCACCGGCACGCCGATCGCCGGCATGCCCGGCATGGTCACCGGCGCGGGACGCGCTTCCAGCGGCTTCGGTGCGCCGCGATACGGCGTCAAGCCGATCGTCATGCCGAAATCGACTGCCGTCTAG